A window from Triticum aestivum cultivar Chinese Spring chromosome 6D, IWGSC CS RefSeq v2.1, whole genome shotgun sequence encodes these proteins:
- the LOC123142813 gene encoding uncharacterized protein, giving the protein MGVLGAVQWWEEWQLRILVLGSLVIQYILLVSSVARKFPIRSWFRPIIWLAYLGSDAIAIYALATLFNRHRKPQQKDGHGGSSILEVLWAPILLIHLGGQDDITAYNIEDNELWTRHILTSVSQVTVAIYVFCKSWPDSDDTKLLVAAILLFIPDILKCLEKPWALNRASINSLVSSGEPIRRSIHTHKLKIDPLEDFIDKAISPAGPNDHLLTLTDHTRYKLFVDLASPSVDDRIRMLRSFSALDDYRAYRKLQSGISETFQFLYTKEKLCTFHLQP; this is encoded by the coding sequence ATGGGTGTTTTAGGCGCTGTGCAATGGTGGGAGGAGTGGCAGCTGCGGATCCTCGTCCTTGGGAGCCTGGTGATTCAGTACATCCTCCTCGTCTCTTCTGTCGCGCGTAAGTTCCCCATCAGATCCTGGTTTAGACCTATTATCTGGCTAGCATACCTTGGCAGCGATGCCATTGCAATCTATGCGCTCGCCACCCTCTTCAACCGCCACCGAAAGCCACAGCAGAAGGATGGACATGGTGGCAGCAGCATCTTGGAGGTGTTGTGGGCGCCTATCCTCCTGATACACCTCGGTGGACAGGACGACATAACCGCCTACAACATCGAGGACAATGAGCTATGGACGCGGCACATCCTCACCTCGGTGTCTCAAGTCACCGTGGCCATCTATGTGTTCTGCAAATCATGGCCAGACAGCGATGACACGAAATTGCTAGTTGCTGCAATATTGCTCTTCATCCCCGATATCCTCAAATGCTTGGAGAAGCCCTGGGCTCTCAACAGAGCTAGCATTAACAGCTTGGTGAGCTCCGGTGAGCCTATTCGGAGGTCAATACACACACATAAGCTCAAGATTGATCCGCTTGAAGATTTTATTGACAAGGCAATCAGTCCTGCCGGGCCCAATGACCACCTTTTAACACTGACGGACCACACTCGGTATAAGTTATTTGTGGACCTTGCATCTCCTTCTGTTGATGATCGGATCAGGATGCTACGGTCCTTCTCAGCACTTGATGACTACCGTGCATACCGTAAGCTGCAGTCTGGCATCTCCGAGACCTTCCAATTCCTCTACACCAAAGAAAAG